The genome window ccccgccacccccacTCTCAGGGACCAAACCAGTGACCCGAGCAGACTGGgcgaaggggaaggggagggggcctgTGTTCTTCCCTGACCGCCTCTCTTCAGAGCTTAGTCACTTGACTGGGGTGAGTGGCCCTCACCCTTCCTCACGTCCAGGTATGGCCACTCCTGGGGACCTCCGTGGGCCTGccccgcctggctctgttcccgaACGTCTCCACACTGCATGTACGACCTTGGCCAAGGGACTGACTCCAGCTTCATGAGGCCATCTTCCTGTCCCCTGCACGGGATGGGTCTTGTGTGCCTTGGGGCAGGAAGACGCTGCGGGGGGGATGTTTGCCAGGTGTTTGGATAAGACTAGAACCGCACACCGGCTTCCGGTCCTGGAATGACTGACAGAAGTCACCCCGAACCATCTCCTCAGAGGGAGTGGTACCTTCTTGCTGAGGGGACCCCAAGTCACCTTCCAGCGGTCAGCCTCCCAGCCATGCCCAATCCCGTGTTTCAGTGATTTCAAAACTTCTAGAAACATTCCAGAAAGCAAGCAAGCTATTCTGTTTGGGAAGTCTTTCCTGAGGTCTAACCTTAATCCTTGCCGAATTTAATTCACTCCATGGCTATTTATGGAGACCCTACATCACACCAGGAGATGCAGCCCACGCCTCAGGAAACACGGAGTCCCCTGGGGACAAACCCAGAAGTCAGGCACTGCCACAGGCCATGGTGGCTGCCACACGAGAgagatttctctttcttctcattcAGTAGAGTTTCGGAGGTCACCACATCAGATTtggggtgagagaggaagagaccaCTGGAGCCCCCCACAGTCAACTGTCCCTTGAGTCGGCATGGCCTGCCTGAGGCTCCTGGGCCTGGCGGAGGGGGCAGGGAGCTGAGAGGGGCCTGGTAGGTGTGGCCCTGGGGCGGGAGCAGCCGACACCCAGTGTGTGCACTTGGGGCTGGTCATGGCTAAACTTCTGGTATCTGGGGCCTGGAGGGGTGTGAGGGGCCAGTTCCTGTCTGCTCTTTGTTCaggcgggggggagggggtgacCCTCAGTGACTGAGGCAGGTGGTGAGGAGGACGCCAGGACCTAGGGGCCCTTCACAGACACCCGTGGAAACCCCTTGCCAGCAAAGCGAGAGCCAAGCCGGAGATCCCCTGGGGAGTGTAAGTTTAGGTGCCTCGAGCCTCTAGGTGGGACGGTGCAGACAGCGCCCACATCATCTCCATCACCTTGGACACCTTCAGTGGCAGCTCCTAGCACCTTCCAGAAAGCCGGGGCACCCCAGTTCTCCAGTGCAAAGTCAGCAACATGGGTCCACCCTAAGTGCAGCCACAGCCTCTGACTGAGGCTCCCAGGACGGGGAGCAGAGTGGCTGTCTCCTGACACCCTGCCTCCCTGGCCCATGAGAGACCTCCTCATTCGGGCTGGCAGCCAAGATAAGGGTCTCTGTCTAGGACCCATGGGACCGGGCCACCAGGGAAAGCAGAGGGGGGGTGCCATATactgggatggggggggggttcccAGGTCCCTTGGTATTGACTCTTTTCCTCCAGGTACCCAAGTTGTTCTCAAGGGCTGGGGACTCCAGAAAGTATACTGGACAAATGTCACCTCCCAATAGAGGTGTTCTGGGAGGCTCCTGCAGGCCCTGCATCCTTCCGTTAGACaagcacttgatttttttttttcaatttacttTGTGTGGTGGGCATCGGGGTCACGTGTGCCACAGCACGTGTatgtgaggtcagaagacaagtttTAGGATCCGGTTCTCTCCTTTACGCGGTTCCAGGGATTGATCTCAGGCTGCCGACCATCTCACAGGCCCGGCCACTGACCCCTCCTGCAGGGGATCAAAGACTCCCCTCTAGCTGGGAACATGGAGGCCTTCAACCccatctcctgactcaggctcCAGGCTCCTTCTAGGCACTGTTCCTTGTCCTTGGGAGGCTCCGtgctgcctccccccacccccaccttgtaCAGGAGGGTTGGGGTGCACCTTGCTCTGCCTGGCCAGAGACTGATTAATAAGCTCCAGCCCGAGGCACAGCGCTGGCCGCCTGGCCCAGGCCCCCTTATTATCTTGGGCGATTTCTCTGCGAGGCACGTAAGCCGCAGCCTATAAAAGCGAACAGCTCTTCATCTTTAAAGTTGATCTCTAAAGACTAATTCTCCTCCAAGAGCGGCCTGCTCCATCTCTGAGCTCCCATGCCACACTGGCTCCAAGGGGACCCCGCAACTCCCTCCActctccccatctctgtcccCTCAGCCCCCGCTCCCCTGGGACGACTTGTGCCCAATCCGTCAGGATGGAGTCCTGAAGACCCACCGGGAGATGATGAGCCTCTCTCCAAGCTGCGGGACTTGAATGCCACACAGTCAGAGGACGGGCCTTGGAGATGCTCCGGGCAAGGTGTCTCCTGATGGGTCAGAAGCGAGTGTGTCTGCACCTCGCTGCCAACACAGCTTTGTCCCTGCAGCCTTGCTCAGCAGGGGAGGACTGTTGGGGGACACTCACCCCGCTGTCTCTAAcgcacccccacccctgtgttgcgccctgagcctcagtttcacATCTGCACAATGAGGTGAGCAGCGGCCTTCCCAGCAGGGGCTGCTCAAGGCTTCAGAGGAGGGGACATGGTGCCTGGCTGTAAGGACCTGTGGGCTGCTGGGCCGCCTGGGGTCGGGGGCTTGCAGCCCGGGGTTGCCTCCATTCTGTGTGAGCCGTCATAAAGAGGAGGTAGCTCTGTCTCAGAACCTAAGGCGCGGGCTCTGCCGGGAGGTCCTGAGGCTCTGTGGTGCCAGGTGTCCCAGCTTGTCCCAAAGGCTGGCCTGGCCcacctgctgtttctgcttctgtggaCCCATCCACGTCACCGGCCAGGACTCAGCTGTGCCAGGTGGTCAGACAGGGGCCCAGGCGGGTTTCCTTCCCATGGATTACCAGTCCCCGGGTCCTCAGAAACCGTGTCCTCAGCCTTTGTCAGAGATCCCAAGGGATCATGTCCCCAGAGAGGTTGAGAATTAAGTCATGGACACAGACTCCCCTGGAGGGGACATGGGCTCTGAGCGAGAGTCCCTGAGCCTGGCTCGTGGGGCTGGCGGTGAGTGGAAAGGTGATGGAATCTGTCTTGAGAAGCGCTGGGGGAGAGGCAATCAAGGAGGGCTTCCTGGAAAAGGTCACCCCAGCCCCTGCTCCTCTCCTACCAAGAGACTCAGGAGTATTGGTGGTATTGGGACTTGTGGGAGAGAAGCAGCTACTTCTTAGTAAATGCAATGGGTGTTTTCTGTATGGCCAGGAAAGCAAGCCGGCAGTCAGCTACACCATAAGATCTTACCGCGTGTGAGAAAGGGAACGTGTCCTCCCAATGCAGAGGACACGCAGAAATAACGCTCTGGGTGGAAGATAAAAACCACCTCCAGATGCTCTGTGCACATTGATCATGAGATAATAAAAGCCACTAATATTTACTGCAGAAGTGGAACGTGCTAGGCACGGCTCCAGGGCCTTTAATACACTAACTCATTTAAAGAGGCGTCTCAGACTCGGGAAGTTGAGAATGTAGGGGCAGCGTGTGTGAGAGAGTTGAAATTTGGTTATAGAAGGTGCGTAGGGGATCCCACCCCGCACCCAGAAAGCAGGAGCTTGGGGCCCAATCAGAATGCTTCTAATTGGCTGTGTGACTCCAGGCAGGCCCCTTGCCGTCTCTGGGCTCCAGTTTTTCCCATGTGTAAATGCTCAGGGTCCGTGAGTGACTTGGTGGAATGAGTGGGACTCCAAAGCATTTGTCACACAGAGTCATGGCACCATTTTTAATTACAAGTGACGCCGTGGCTTTGGCCTCAGTTGTCCTTAAGTCACTGTCGGGACAGCTTGCTGTACCAGCGACAGCCCTGAGGCCGAGACTGCCCGTTACGGGAGGCACAGTCCCTGTGTCGCTTCAGCCCCTCTCCACAGTGGCCTCAGAGCTGCACTGCCTggctgtcctgccctgtcctgtgGGGCCCTGCTCTAGGAAGAGAGGGCTCTGTGCGGGTGTGGGGAAACAGGGCTCTCCTCGGCcgctcccctgcctcagcctctgctttccctgcctgtctctctgacccagggctgtgtgcagCTTTCTTCTGGGGTCTCttccctcccagcctccagagcCTCACTGGGCAGAGTCAcaggcctaggctggcctctaacacttgccttcctttctcctgtctgtctgtctgtcgtctgtgTCCTGGGCTGATCTACAGCGACCAAGCTGCAGCTACGTGCTGTGCACGGTGCTCCTGTCCCTTGCAGTACTTCTGGCCGTGGCTGTCACGGGCGCAGTTCTCTTCCTGAACCATGCCCATGCACCGGGCACGGCGCCCCCACCCATCGTCAGCACAGGGTCTGCAGGGGCCAACAGTGCCCTGGTCACCGTGGAGAGGGCCGAcagctcccacctcagcctcctcatCGACCCTCGCTGCCCTGACCTCACTGACAGCTTCGCCCGCCTGGAGGGTCTGCAGACCTCCATGCTGCGGGCACTGAGTGAGCAGCAGGCACAGCCGAGGCTGGATGGTGCCCCCGAGCTGCTGGACGCACTGGCTGACCAGCTGCCCCGGCTGCTGGCCCGGGCCTCCGAGCTGCACGCTGAATGCGCTGGCCTACGTAAGGGACACAGCATGCTGAGCCAGGGCCTCAGCACCCTGCAGAGCGAACAGGGCCGCCTCATCCAGGTAAGAGTGGCATCTGCGTATGCCGTCTGGTAGAGGGTGTCTTGATTTGAGGGGTGGGGCCGCCACCGGTCCCTGTGCTGAACATGTCATGTCTGTAATGTCGCTCAGTCTCCAACCTGGGCCTCGTGCTTTCCAGCTGTGGAGGGCTGTGTTCTCACATCCACGGCCAATATCCCAACCCAGCTTTCCTTCCACACACTTTCCTGGTAACCCTGCAGCCTTGTAGACCCAGCACTAGAGGGGCCGGCCCCCAGGCCCCCTGAGGGGCTGTGAACTGCAAGCCAGGCGGGCATTGCCTCTCTGCCCACCCGCTATCATTAGCTGCAAACTgagggaaggtggggtggggcttgCTCCCAGTCTCCTGAAGCGAGGAGCTGCACCCCTACCTCAACCCTTGTCACGGCTTTGTTCTGAGCTGCCCACGGCTTTCCAGGGATGCAGAGCCATCGAGGGGAACCCAGACAGGCCCTTGGCctcccaactcctccctgccCACCCCTACCAGGTACCCAGCCAGGTTCCTGCAAAGATCCAGTGGGGTCGGGGGACAGGTTTTGGCCTTGGCTCTTCCATCAGCCCCTCAGCACCAGCTGGATCTCCTTGAAGGAGGAGGGACCCAGGACTGCCTCGTTTGTGTCTGCTGGTttccagaacaaaaaaaaattgaggcttGGAAAGCAGTGCTAGTGTGTCTTCAGTCCCTGCCCAGCCTCCAGCCCGAGGGCGCTTCACCTCTCCGACTCAGCCTTAGGGCTAAAGTCAACCCCATCCCACTAGCCACCCCAGCTGTTTCTATGTGCCTCTCATCCGGACACCCAAGGTGACCAGGCACTTGGTCACCCATAGCTCATGAGCGGttaccctcttccctccccccttgAAGACCGCAGCTGGAGAAATTATAGCCCTTGTCACTCTGTCTGGGTGACTGACGGGGTGATGGGTCCCCTGGGTTGGGGGACatacagccagcttcctgctgcccctcccccGGGCCCATCAGCACAACAGGAGATTGCCAGGCTCTGGGTGACAGGAACCCCACTTTGCCTTCCCTGAACTCAGCCTTGATGAGCTGGCTACCTACATCCCTCTGAGCTGGAATGTCCCCCATGAAATGCAAGATGGATAGCATCCCCAGTCTCCAGGGCAGGAATTCATCTGGTACAGGACCATCCAAGATGTCTTCTGTCCTTCTGGATCATTCCGAGACAACCATCCATGTCCCCTTACCCTGTCTTGTAGTTCCTCCCCACAACCCTTGGTTCTGTCCCCAAAGCCATGATTGCCAGAGGTCTGTTGCTCACTGGCCCAGCTAAAGTTAGCAGTTCTGCCTGTTGACTTGTGGGGTCCATCTTAGCTTCGGGCGATCTTGGGGGGATCACATCTCTAGGTAGGTTCTTcccacctgtaaaatggggaaCCAGGCCAAGCCGGAGGGATTGCTGGTGTTCCCGACTGTGCAGGGCTCAGCAGGCCTCTAGCATGTCAGCTCCGTCTGTAGGCTGTTCATAGGGAGCCACCACTGAAGACCCTGTGTGAATGGAAGTGATGGTCCACTTCCCCAGGGGCGGGTGCCTTTTTCAACCCACTCTGCAGAGGGGCAGACTGAGACTCAGTGGTGAAGGGGCCTGGTAGAAGCTTGGTCACTGCTAAGCCTCGCTGGAAGCAGCTGCCCTGATTTCACGGCCTCTGGTCACCGCCAGCTCCTCTCGTGATGGTTTGCGCGGCTCAGCGAGCAGAGACTGACTCCCTATTAATTCGGGGCAGGTTTATGTGTTTCAGTGGTAATCATTTGCTAGTTTAAACCGAGGTCTCCTCTGCctgccagggagagggaggggccgGGCCCGAGCTGCTGAATGTCACGGCCACGGTGACTCAAAAGGATGGGCTGTGCGGTGAGATTTGCTGAGGGGTCTTTGCTACCCCCTCATCAAGGGCTGCCTGTGCCCCCGCAGGGGCTCCATGGAGCCTGACCACAGGTCACTGTGGTCAGGGCTGCAGGCACCCCTGCCACCGCAGTACTCCTGGAGACCACTGAATCACCTGCTCAGCAGAGGGGAAACCAACAAGGCCCGGAGCTTCGCAGGGCCCTGCCTTCGGACGAGCCGAGAATCATATTTTGTAAACTGCTGGCTGggtgtatttctttctctttctccgaTGGGCTATTATCTGGCGAGTGACAGGTTCAGTGAGCAGGACCTGGCTCACTCCATGCTGCCTgctgccaccccctccccctccactggGCCCCATAGCCTCCTGAAGCCCAGGGGGAGGATGCAGGGGACCCCCACACCCTTCTGGCAGCCAGCACAGTAAGAGGTTCCCGAGGAACAGACGGACGGACGCTGCTCTGTTGAGCTCCAACCCATGGGACAGTGatggaggggagggtgggaggggcgTGTGTTGCCTCACGGAGCTGTGGTGTTCTGGAGAACAGGTAGTTATAGTCCACCCCAGAATGATGGACGGGTCCCCACCCTGGTCTGCAGACAGGGGGTGGAGGGTGTCACACAGCTGACGTGAGCCACCACCCACTCGGGGAAGACCACGGCCTGGCGCCCACCCACACCCGGGTTGGTAGTACAGTGGTCGCTCGCTCCTTTCCTGCTGTCCGCCCTGAGGAGGAGGGACGAATCCCGGTTCCCAGGGGTATGGCAGGGCCTTTCTCCTTCTAGACTTCAGATTCCCTCTGGGAACATGGAGGTTACGGCCTCAAGTCCTGGCTCTCCGGAGCAGGATGGGGCCCTGTGAGGTGATGGACAGCAGGCATCTATGGAGACTCCCTGCAAATGGGGGCCGGGGAAGGCAGCGAGGGCACCCTCGTTTGGGGCCCAGTTTGAACGCGGTGACTCCTGCCCAGGCTCTCTGCCCTTCCCAGGACTCGGGCCCGTTTTCCTCAGTGCAGGGGACCacccctgccttagcctcctcgTGTGGCTGGAACGCACTAAAGCCAGGGGGGTAAAGCGAGGACCCCAGTGGGGCCGGATGCCATgctggtgctgtgtgtgtggccaCAGGTCCCCACAGGAGCTAGGCTAGGGATGTGACGATAACTCATTTCTCTCCTGACAACCAAGGCTTGCTAGGTTGTGGagtgtggttcagtgggtagtGCTTGCCTGTGAAGCAGGAAGCGCCAGGCTGGGTTCCCAGCATGTATTGGGTCTGGTGTCACTTGTCTGTAATCTccacactggggaggtggaggcaagagccATCCACATGACGCCCTGTCTCAATGAGAGAATGAAGACGGGTTCAGGcggggagctggttggtgggtgACCTCAGGCTGATGTCTGCTCTGCCTTTTCCTCCACTGTCCCCATCAGCTGGGCTGGATGCAGAGAAGTGGCCATGCCTCCGCCAGTGCCCTTGACCCCTCAAACTGCCATGGACATGACCCTGAGGCCagggaagcaggggtgggggaggctttCCTGGCGGGGGCGCCCCAGGTCTGTGTCCTCTCTAATGTCTTCTGTGCTCTGCAGCTTATTTCTGAGAGCCAAGGCCACGTGGCTCACCTGGTGAACTCCGTCAGTGATGTCCTGGAGGCTCTGCAGAGGGAACGGGGCCTGGGCCGGCCCCGCGTCAAGGCTGACCTTCAAAGGGCCCCTTCCAGAGGAGCCCGGCCCAGAGGCTGCGCTAATGGTGAGTGCCGTGGGCCTGCTTTCTCTGGGTGGGTGGCTCCGGTGCCCAGTTCCAGGGAGGAGAGGGTTGTCTGTCACCTGCCCCTTGACTCTGATAGACAAGCTGCTGCTGTAGAAACGGACTTCCTGTGGGCCAGGTGACTCAGAGCCTGACCTGTTGAGACATGAgcccattttccagatgaggaaagcAAGGCCCCACGGATTCACCGGGGCTGAGAGTTCATGCTCTTGACCTCAGGTGGACAGGGTTGTCAGAGAGAGCTGGGGACCTCTTTGGCGGAAAGAGATGACAGCGTCTGGGCCTCCGCCACGCTCACGTGGCTCTCTTGTCTCAGGCTCTCGGCCCCGGGACTGCCTGGATGTTCTCTTGAGTGGACAGCAGGATGATGGTGTCTACTCGGTCTTCCCCACTCACTACCCAGCCGGCTTCCAGGTCTACTGTGACATGCGTACTGACGGCGGAGGCTGGACGGTGAGTCTGCCCTGTGCGTCCGTCCGTCTGCAGAGCAGCCCGCCCAGCATGCTCGGCCTGGCTCCAAACTCTGTCCGCTCCCTGTAGACACCAGGGGAGTCTGCCCTCAGGGAGCAGGAACCAGGGAAGAGGCACCATTGCTCCTGAGCCCTGAGCCCCCACACCTCACCTTAGTTCTCAGGGTGTGTTTCG of Peromyscus maniculatus bairdii isolate BWxNUB_F1_BW_parent chromosome 4, HU_Pman_BW_mat_3.1, whole genome shotgun sequence contains these proteins:
- the Fibcd1 gene encoding fibrinogen C domain-containing protein 1, with the translated sequence MVHERWKTVGGASQLEDRPRDKPQRPSCSYVLCTVLLSLAVLLAVAVTGAVLFLNHAHAPGTAPPPIVSTGSAGANSALVTVERADSSHLSLLIDPRCPDLTDSFARLEGLQTSMLRALSEQQAQPRLDGAPELLDALADQLPRLLARASELHAECAGLRKGHSMLSQGLSTLQSEQGRLIQLISESQGHVAHLVNSVSDVLEALQRERGLGRPRVKADLQRAPSRGARPRGCANGSRPRDCLDVLLSGQQDDGVYSVFPTHYPAGFQVYCDMRTDGGGWTVFQRREDGSVNFFRGWEAYREGFGKLTGEHWLGLKRLHALTTQAAYELHVDLEDFDNGTAYAHYGSFGVGLFSVDPEEDGYPLTVADYSGTAGDSLLKHSGMRFTTKDRDGDHSENNCAAFYRGAWWYRNCHTSNLNGQYLRGPHASYADGVEWSSWTGWQYSLKFSEMKIRPVREDR